A genomic window from Salvia miltiorrhiza cultivar Shanhuang (shh) chromosome 5, IMPLAD_Smil_shh, whole genome shotgun sequence includes:
- the LOC130987018 gene encoding uncharacterized protein LOC130987018 codes for MQMNSRTKRSSSGDKFSFPVINQDSDEFEFTSPNSPADRFFSNGKLLPHAFPVQTHNSFSYSRSTSIGSKDSLMSSRSNSRSSTSTSARTSTSEASERRRERSVRPAAMSCQCQSRRWQLIAAAPVLKHHGSRSTRTETAVDRKASRGADGGCHKGSKSWFKSNFLKSFVSACQECHAIKT; via the coding sequence ATGCAGATGAATAGCCGAACAAAACGCAGCTCGTCCGGCGACAAGTTCTCGTTCCCGGTCATAAACCAGGATTCCGACGAGTTCGAATTTACGTCCCCGAATTCCCCTGCCGATCGCTTCTTCTCCAACGGCAAGCTCCTGCCGCATGCCTTCCCTGTCCAAACGCACAACAGCTTCTCCTACTCGCGGTCGACCAGCATCGGCAGCAAGGATTCGTTGATGTCGTCGCGAAGCAACAGCAGGAGCAGCACCAGCACCAGCGCCCGGACCAGCACCAGCGAGGCGTCCGAGAGGCGGAGAGAGAGGAGCGTTAGACCAGCCGCGATGAGCTGTCAGTGTCAGTCGCGGAGGTGGCAACTGATCGCGGCAGCGCCGGTGTTGAAGCACCACGGATCGAGGTCGACAAGGACTGAGACTGCTGTTGATCGGAAAGCGTCGAGGGGTGCCGACGGGGGCTGTCATAAGGGCTCCAAATCTTGGTTTAAAAGTAACTTTTTGAAGTCGTTTGTGTCTGCATGCCAAGAGTGTCATGCCATCAAAACATGA